From Vicinamibacteria bacterium:
CGGGGAACGGTCGCCGGGATTTCCGATGCTCAGATCGCCCGGGTGAGTTTCTCAGGGGAGCTTGCGTTCGAGGTGAGCGTCCCGTGGGAGCTCGGAGCGGCGCTCTTCCGATCGATCCTCGACGCCGGGGAGTCGTTCGGGATCGAGCCCTACGGGCTCGAGGCGCTCCAGGTTCTCCGGAGTGAGAAGGGCTACATCATCGTGGGACAGGACACCGAGGGGACGACCACTCCCGACGACGCGGGACTCTCCTGGCTCGTCTCCAAGAAGAAGGACTTCATCGGGAAGCGCTCCTTCTCGCTTCCCGCCCTGCGTGCACCGGATCGACACCAGCTCGTAGGATTCCTTCCTGACGAACCGACGGAGGTCGTCCCCGAAGGCGCCGGCCTCGTGTCGCAGGTCTCCTCTGCCCCCGTCGCGATTCAAGGACACGTAACCACGAGCCACTTCAGCGAAGCGCTCGGCCGTTCGTTCGGCCTCGCCATGGTGAGAGGCGGACGAGCCCGACACGGAGACAAGCTCCGAGCGCCCCTCGAGGACCGCGTGGTCACCGTGACGCTCGTCGACCCGGTGCACTACGACCGGAACGGAGAACGGCGCGATGGCTGAGACCACCCTCCTCCCCCTCGAGCCGCCCTCCCAGATCGATGTGCGCGCTCGAGCGGGGGCGGTCGCGCGCGTGGCAACCTATCTTTCGGTTCCCGCGCTTCCCGACGTCAACCGATTCGTCGCCACCCGCGCCGGCGACTGTTACGGACTCGGTCCGGACGAGTGGCTCGTGGTCGGCCCTCGCTCCGCCCGGGCCGCAATCCAGGATGCGCTCGAAAGCGCGGTCGGAGCGGACGAGGGCGCCGCGATCGACGTATCCTCGAGTCGGGTACTCGTGGAGCTCCGGGGTCCTTCGGCGCGGGACGTTCTCGCGAGCTGCTGCGCCCTGGATCTGCACCCCCGGGTCTTCGAGCGCGGCCATTGTGCTCAGACCCTCGTCGCCAAAGCCCCCGTCCTCCTCGCTCAGAGGGACGAGACCCCCGCCTACTGGGTCTTCGTCCGGCCCTCGCTCGCCTCGTACGTCGTCTCGTGGCTCGCCGACGGTATCGAGGGTCTTTCCCCCGGGGCGTGATCGGCGTCAAGCGACCGGGTGCTCACCCGCGCGTCGGGTCTCACCGGGAGCGAGAC
This genomic window contains:
- a CDS encoding sarcosine oxidase subunit gamma family protein — protein: MAETTLLPLEPPSQIDVRARAGAVARVATYLSVPALPDVNRFVATRAGDCYGLGPDEWLVVGPRSARAAIQDALESAVGADEGAAIDVSSSRVLVELRGPSARDVLASCCALDLHPRVFERGHCAQTLVAKAPVLLAQRDETPAYWVFVRPSLASYVVSWLADGIEGLSPGA